CTGGGTAACAGGGTTGCCCCtctaaacttagtggcttaaaacaacaaaatcatCTCACAGTTctctgggtcaggaatctggcCGTGGCCCGGTTGGGTTCTCTGGCTCCAGACCTCTCAGGAGGCTGCAGTCAAGCTGCTGGTGGGGTtcagtctcatctgaaggctcagctGAGGGAGGGATCTGCTTCCAGTTTGGCTCAGATGGCTTGTTGGCTGGCCTGTGCCTTCACCACGGCGGCCTCTTCGGGGGGCTGTTTGATATCGTGGTGACTGTCTTCCCCAAGGATGAGCAATTGAGTCAGAGCAAGAACAAACACCCAAGATGGATTCAAAGTCTCTTTATAACTTAATCTCAGAAGTGAGTGACAGCACATCACTTTGGCCGTATTCtgttcattagaagcaagtcattaCTCCAGTGTGCACTCAAGTGAAGGAAGTTACATGAGAGCATGgataccaggaggtggggacctTTAAGGACGGTATTGGAGGCTGTCCGCCCCAATAGATAAAATAGATCCTGCATTTTTCAGTTGCAAATGACCTAATCAATCCCATTTAATGCTATATTATAATGAAACTTAGAAAGCAAATCTAGACAAATGCATGAGACATTGCTATGTATAAATTTCTTacgtatttttgtttgtttgtttgttttaattttattatttatttatttaatttttggctgtgttgggtctccgtttctgtgcgagggctttctctagttgaggcaagcgggggccactcttcatcacggtgcgtgggcctctcactatcacggcctctcttgttgcagagcacaggctccagatgcgcaggctcagtagttgtggctcacgggcctacttgctccgcggcatgtgggatcttcccagaccagggctcgaacccgtgtccgctgcattggcaggcagaccctcaaccactgtgccaccagggaagcccctcttatgTATGTTTTTAGAGATTTTCCATAGTTCTTTTCATTCATCCCCTTCTGGCATCCCCAGtagttttttttcctaattatttaaTAGTTGAGATCTTGAACAGTGTCTTAAAAGTATTTTACAATAagtttgctaaataaatgaaacatcaaTAGTATATAGCTTTGAGTTTTTGTGATTCGTAGATGACAGTGTCAGTATAATTCACTAGTGAAAATGATACCGATTTATCTCTGAAGACTGCATCAGTTAATCTCTCTGTATGCTTCTCTGCCCTTTTGGTGTCTTGCAGCATTGTGGCAAAGCATAAGGAGTTGGAGGGGACCAGCCAGGCTTCGGCTGAATACCAAGTTTTGCAGATTGTGTCGGCAATGGAAAACTACGGCACAGAATGGCATTCTGTGAGGGACAGCGAAGGGCAGAAACTCCTCATTGGGGTTGGACCTGAAGGAATCTCAATTTGTAAAGATGACTTCAGCCCAATTAATAGGTAACCCAAGtcttaaatttttgtttagaCCTAAGTGTGTACGTACTTTTGTAGCTCTGATGGTAAAAATAGGAAATGGAGAGGGATTTACTATACAGTCATCCTTTAGGAACAATGTGTTTCATTTTGGGTAGGTACATTCATTTTATTCAGGCCTTGATAACCattccagtatttttttaaaatttaggctcAAGTGTACTGATGTGACCgagttaatatttttcaaatgtcatCCACAGCTATAAAAATCTCATTTCAcctacacctacacacacacacacacacacacacacacacaccctccaaaACGTGCTCCAGTGCGCCTCTCCACTTACCCCCAACTGCTTTTCAAAGAGCGTTTCTACCTAGGGAGCAGAGTGCTTATCTGATGGTCCCAGGCAGAGCGTCCAGCTTTATGGCTGGGCCCTGAGCACATGGGAACCCTGCAGGAGCACACACACGGTGACCCATCTCCCCTGGGCTTGCTCACTTTTCTCTTCCCACCTTTCAGGATCGCTTACCCTGTCGTGCAGATGGCTACCCAGTCAGGGAAGAACGTGTACCTCACCGTCACCAAGGAGTCTGGGAACAGCATCGTGCTCCTGTTCAAGATGATCAGCACCAGGGCAGCCAGCGGGCTCTACCGAGCCATCACCGAGACGCATGCTTTTTACAGGCACGTACCCCTGTGCACCCCGTAACCCCAGCGTCTGCCACAGTGCTGAGGTTTCCAGGTGACAGCAAGGCTCCTGTGGGTCCTGGTATCACTGTGTCAGTGAACCTTGTACAGAGCTTAAGAAATCGGCTGTTTTCGAACCCTTCATTTCTGCCGTAGCAGTGGGGTCCTTCTCAACATCATCCTGCTTTTCcctcagggtgtgtgtgtgtgtgtgtgtgtgtgtgtgtgtgtgagtgagtgagagTGTGAGCTGCATGGATTCGCTCTACTGCTTATCTCTTAGCCTGTTTCCTCatagctccccctcccccaggtgacTGAGCGGTGGGGCCTGTTCAGCCGCTGCTTTTGCCCTCTTCCCGCAGGATGACCCAAGTCGTCTTTCCTTCCTGGGAGAGCTGCTACCCTGAATCCTCAGTGTGTAGTGAGGATGTCTCGATAACTGTATTGATAGCCTTATTTCCAAGGGTGCTTTAAAGTAGGCTTGCGATTTGACTCAAGTATTTGGAAAGTTTATTAAAAGCTAAGAAGTTTAATTGGCAGGCAACCAACCCTTTTTTTATGTTAGAGTAGACACACTCATTGTGGAGCAGAATGGAAAATTTGTAGAAATTTTTAACAGAAAGCCAAGACTACAAAgaaaaatgtcctttttcttGCCATAAGCTGCTTTGGACTGTAGTTCTGTCCCTGGAGGTGGAGGTGCCCTCTGGTTTACAGCTGCCTGATCAGGAGTCCTTCCTTTGGAGACACTTGAGAAGCACAGAGGTAGAATCATTGAAATACCTAACACCTGTGAAACTGGAAGAATTCATTTTCAAGCACACAAACAAGAATGTTTAATGTCTGCTCCCATGAGCATCCTTCTTCACAGCAGTGTTTAAGGTCTGGCTCGTGGGGATGCCCAGGCCTGTCCGTACTGAGGTGGGTGTTCCATCTCTGTCCGTAGGTGCGACACGGTGACCAGTGCCGTCATGATGCAGTACAGCCGAGACCTGAAGGGCCACTTGGCTTCTCTGTTTCTGAACGAAAACATCAACCTGGGCAAGAAGTATGTCTTCGATATTAAAAGAACCTCCAAGGAGGCGTATGACCACGCCAGGAGGGCTCTGTACAACGCGGGTGTGGTGGATCTCGTGCCGAGAAGCGACCCCAGCCCCCCAAACTCTCCCCTGAAGTCCTCGGAGAGCAGCATGAGCTGCGGCAGCTGCGAGGGCCTTGGCTGCCAGCAGACCCGGGCCCTCCAGGAGAAGCTGCGCAAGCTCAAGGAGGCCATGCTGTGCGTGCTGTGCTGCGAGGGTGAGATCAACTCAGCCTTCTGCCCCTGCGGCCACACTGTGTGCTGCGAGGGCTGCGCCACCCAGCTCCAGGTGAGGCTCTTCCCAGCTCCAGGTGAGGGGGCGTTTCCAGCTCCAGGTGAGGGGCCTCCTGGCTCCAGGTGAGGGTCCTTCCGCCTCCAGATGAGGGGATGTTTCCAGCTCCAGGTGAGGGGGCGTTTCTAGCTCCAGGTGAGGGTCCTCCCGGCTCCAGGTGAGGGTCCTCCCGGCTCCAGGTGAGGGTCCTCCTGGCTCCAGGTGAGGGTCCTTCCGCCTCCAGATGAGGGGATGTTTCCAGCTCCAGGTGAGGGGGCATTTCCAGCTCCAGGTGAGGGTCCTCCTGGCTCCAGGTGAGGGGGCATTTCCAGTTCCAGGTGAGGGTCCTCCTGGCTCCAGGTGAGGGGGCGTTTCCAGTTCCAGGTGAGGAGCCTCCCGGCTCCAGGTGAGGGTCCTCCCGGTTCAAGGTGAGGGTCCCCCCGGCTCCAGGTGAGGGGGCGTTTCCAGTTCCAGGTGAGGGTCCTCCCGGCTCCAGGTGAGGGTCCTCCTGGCTCCAGGTGAGGGGGCATTTCCAGTTCCACGTGAGGATCCTCCTGGCTCCAGGTGAGGGTCCTCCTGGCTCCAGGTGAGGGGGAGTTTCCAGCTCCAGGTGAGGGTCCTCCCAGCCCCAGGTGAGGGTCCTCCCAGCTCCAGGTGAGGGTCCTCCTGGCTCCAGGTGAGGGGGCATTTCCAGTTCCACGTGAGGATCCTCCTGGCTCCAGGTGAGGGTCCTCCTGGCTCCAGGTGAGGGGGAGTTTCCAGTTCCAGGTGAGGGTCCTCCCAGCCCCAGGTGAGGGTCCTCCCAGCTCCAGGTGAGGGGTCAGCCGGCTGGCATGGGCCAGGCGCTGACTTGTGGAGGCACAGATGGAGAATGTCCATCTCCATCCAGAGGGTCTTTGTATCTGTGACTTGGAAGGTGTTGCCCTTTGGAAACAGTTTAGATTAGCACACTCTTTCCAACAATGTAATTACTAAATCATGGGCTTCTTTCAAGTCCTGGATATGAGGTTCAGATTCACAAGGTACCACATCTAGTCAGTGGCTGAGCCGGGCACTGGAATCCAGGCCTCCTGGGGGCTGGTcacctccttctcttccctttcatGTTGTCTCTGCTTCTTGACACTTCGGAGGATGGTCTTTTTTACTTACTTGTATTATTTGGGAAAGAATTCTTAGAGTTTTGAGTGATAGTTAACTCTCAGTTATCCATGGGTGGGTTGTTGCCTAATTTTTtgtgattcatttctttttagtactgcCTATGCCTCCTAGGTCCCCTTGGATTAGCTCTCACTTAGCAAGTCAAACTAATTTtaatattagtaaaaaaaaataaaagcacctcTAACgtagtatctttttctttcttgcacCTTGCATTTCCTTTTAcaataatattttcaatttgttttcatttcccagAACCGTTGGCTAACTGTCACTGTGATTTTATGTAAAATCAGCCCTAAATAACATCTAGTCCCTCAGAAGCTGCTAATTTCAGAACTATTTTTAGGGCTACATATGAGCCAAGAGGATGCCCAAGGATTTACTTGGTCCTTCCTTAGAGTAGATCACGCTCCTAAGACAAGTTATTTCCCCAGAAGTGGTCATGGATTTGCCTCTTTCATCCACATAGTCTGGTTGTCATGCCTAAGGCTCCCCATGTGGCTGAGGAAGGGACATGCTTGCTGAGAGGCCAGCCAGGGGTGTGGAGCTGTGACCTGTGACTAGGAGCAGCCATGCTCACTGGCCACGTGGCATCCACCCAGTGATGCACCCTGAGCCAGCTGAGCCAAGGACACAGTCTCCAGAAGGGTCTCCTGCATCCCTGCCTGAGACTTCATAATCAGCCCATGTAGGGACCACAGCCTCATTGCACAGCAAGAAgtcttcagtaatcactttacTCACGGTGCCTTGTTTAGAGTTTGACTGAAAACCtgattaatttcattcatttatactttttcatagtatttatttttaatcctttgtcaaGTATAAAATGTCagacttgttagaaagcaaagATCTCTCCCAGTGGAAAGCTAGAAATAATTGTGACCACAACGTATTTAGAAAAAGCACTGTAATAGGTACCACGGGTGAACACTGAAGACACAGATCCTTGGAAGTGTCCTAACCCATACTGTCGGCTTCTCTTTTCCAGTCCTGTCCTGTCTGCAGGTCACGGGTGGACCACGTCCAGCACGTCTACCTGCCGACCCACACCAGTCTTCTCAACCTGACTGTGATCTGATCTGCTGTGTACTTACCGGACATGCCATGTCTCCATGAACTGCACTAGTATAAACTATAAACATGATAGATTGTGGAGAGAATAAATACTCCAACGCCCATCTGCCATGCAacgtttaggggaaaaaaaaaaaaaagaagaatagaaaCAGTATGACTACTCCTCACCGCCAAAATGTACCATGCGTAGAATCAGCACCTCCGGGTTGGTGACCAGGAAGAGCTCTGGGACCCAGACACATTCCttggacttttcttctttttatgatcAAGTAAAGAAATAAGGAAGATCTTTGACGTCAGTTAAGTGGCAGCATAGCCCAAAAGTGAGTACCTTTTAGAAAATGATGTTTAAGTCTCCCTAACGTATCCCAAGGTAAGTTTCCTACTTGCAgccaattttgtaagaattcattTTAAGGATTTACTTGGTTGTTTTTGTACGGGTCACAGAGCTCTGGAcatttttaataggaaaatttttcttaaagagatAGTTGTCATTTTAAtgtcatttctgtttttctaactTGTTCAAGAAAGATTGGGGggcaaacatatttaaaaatcgaTTCGGGGACTTTTTTAGAGTAGACACAAAGTTGTCAGATTTAAACCAGTCTGACCAGTGGAAAACAGATCACTCCACCTGGATGGTGTCCtattctttccccctccccctctccttacCCTGTCCCCAAGCCtttcaaattataaaatgctACCAGTCTGGTTAGACGATTTCTGTGGAGTAGTCAGCACTCCTTGGGCCTCTTGAGTTGGTGGAATATTTTAAGATTGAAAAGGGAGCACATGTTCCTTGGAAGGAAGAGCATTGCTCGCTGAGATGAAGCTTCACCGTGTACAAAGTAGGGGTGGTTCGTGAGTTCTCCGACGCACCCTGCTCCAGCTTCAACCGGTGGGGTTGCTTTTGCTTGAGCCATCAAGCCTTTTACAGCCTTATCGTAGATATCCTAGATATTGTAagctttttttttggtagtaaatGCTTAAGTGTATTAACTTTTTGTTGTCCCTCTATATGTTTTAGAGGGGTTtcgggggttttttgtttctgtattctTAATCATGTTTTCCACTCCCACTTGGGCATTTTGGAACCTGGTCAGCTTGTTGGTTTTCTAGGATGTCTGGAACCTGGATGACCTTATTGGGTGCAATACTAGCTAAGTTAAAGCTAGAAACCTACACTGTCACTTTACTGAGATTTCTGAGTATACTTTTCATATTGCCTTAATGTAGCAGTAATGTGTTTATGCATTTGTTTCTTTGCACAGACATTTTGTCAGATATTAAAACTCTACTTTTTTATGGCACATATTAGCATATAAGCCTTTATTCCAAgaggtatttattttttcacttgtaaAAAAGTAATGTTTCACATATAAAGAACTCTGTTATATCTTAAAGGATTTCTGTCTTTTATATTCAggataataaagatgttaaagcaaACACGGGTGTTTGTATCTTCACAGTTATTGTCATTTAAGccagtttttattcatttaatagagCATGGATGACGTCATGGTTGGTATCTAATGTGGTCCTTCGTGGAAAGTTTGAACACGTTTAAGGTATTGGCTCTAATCGAGGAGACTGTTTACCCAGTTACTCATTCATCTATGTTTTCTGGTTTATAGGATTGGAATGTAGGTGAAAATAGGGTAATATACGCAAGCAGACGAAAAGTAAAAATTGGGAAAAGGACTGTAAAGTATTGGAGAAGGAGGGGAATGGCGAAGTTGGAAGTTAAAACTGTAAACCCAGATGATGCCACTAGTGCGTTGCCTGGTCAGGACAGGTGAGTGCCGGGCTGGGTCCCAGCAGAGATGGCCTCAGCCTACGGACTCTAGGGCTGCATTCTATAGGATGGCTAGCCTGCTGCTGCTGGGACCTCGCTGCCCTGAGTGTGCCAGTGTGTGCTCAAAGGAAATACTTTGTGGAGTAGAGAACAGTGCACATAATATATGTAACTCAGAACTATCTGTAGCAGTCAAGTAATTTCAGCTGCTACAGAGGTTCAGTTCGGTACAAGTGCAATGATTTCAAgcaaacaactttttaaaaattgagaaaaacaaGATTTGTTTTCCACTATTCCTATACCTAAGTCAACCTCCCATCAGTTTCTAGGAATTAACTTATTTGTTCAAtcaacacatttattgagcacctgctaagtTACTATTGAGCACTGGAAATTTAATAATGATCAAGACACGAATGATACAGGATGCCCATGTCATGTACTTAAACCTGTAATTTacactattttctctctctgtagaaactaaataatattcaaaatgataGAATATTAACACTGGAGAGGATCTTAAATGTGGTAGTCTCAAAATGCTGACCAGaataatggatggatggatgacaggCCAACAAATGGATAAGATATTGTTCACCCCACTACACCATGGACTCCTCAAGCTCAGTGACTAACATGAAAACTACTGTATTACAAGGTGACTTAAGAGAGCTAAAAGAAAAGCGCTGTGTAGGCACGGAAGGTGATGGTTAATTCTCCTTAAGAGCCAAGGGTAAGGGTGCTTCACAAAGACCCTTTGAGCTGAGCCTTAACATTCTAGTTGAATTTTATCAGGTGGAGAAGAAAGTATATGGTGCATACAGGGTTAGAATGCAGTTTGGCCCATCCCCCTGTGGTCAATGAAGTGGTAAGAAATGAAGTTCTGAAGGGAACGTGGTTAGAGTTACCGTGGTGAGCGACCTTGAATTCCAGGCTTCATTTGGACTTGGTTCTCCACTGCCTTCAGAACCAGGAACTTTTGGGATGGGAGAGTGGCAATCAGATCTGGTTTCTTGCACAGGGAACACAAGGAACCACAGAGGAAAGCATACACAAGAGCAGGAAGAGAGCAGAGGCAAGAACTCAGTTTTGATCATCTATCGACATGAAAATGAAACAGATCAAGAGCCTTCGGAAGTATGAGCAGTATTTAGTGAGGCAGAGAAGTCATACACCAATTCTGCTTATATCTTGGAACAAATAGTCGTTAACAGAGGGACAAACAGAGGGGAGCAAGCCATGGGGGTAGGAATGGAATCGAATCTGGTTTTGAACATGATGCATTTGAGATGCTTGATGACTGGCAAACCTGGGGTCTGTTGAAAACATGGGCTGGAACTTACAGAGGATGGAAAAGGTAAAGAGAGGCATTTAGTGGCCattacatttaattgatatttgaagACATGACAATGACATGATATTTGAAGACATGACAAGAAGTCATCATAGGGAGAGCATTAAGGGGGGAAATGAATAAAGCTGAAGATGGAACCCTGAAATGACCTAGACCTAAGGTGGACGGTGAGACTAGGAAGGAGTCTGAGAAAGACAAAGGGACGAGGAAAAATCAAGGGACTGAAAGCCAAGCCCAGAGACAACTTCAAACGGGCGTGTCCACTACGTCCAAACAGGCAGGCCAGCAGAGTCAAGGAGCTGGAGGGCCAGAAATGGCCATACGAATGTGGCAATATCAGGTGGTCCCAAGTTCCGAGAAAGAGTGGGTGTATTTTGAGATTGAGGGCATACTCCAAGGTTGCCAGATTGTAGTGAGCTGAGTATGAAAGTGAGACAGGGACATGGAAGTGATAAAGGGGGGCCGACATGCATTGGTGACAAGGTGGAGTTAAGTCAAGATGGTACCGTAGGAGGAGGCGGGCTCAAGAGAAGCGTTTGCgttttgcattttaaatgggAGGACTCAGTAGGCATAGAGGAGGGGGCCATGGAGAGGGTGAGCCAAAAGGTACAGCAGAGAGGAATCAGCGTTGGAACTCTGGAGAAACAGAAGGCTCAAGAGGCTGTTCTGCCAAAAGTCACGATCTATGAGATGTGAACAAAAGCATTCTTTCATCCTTTTATTAAGGGTTACAAAAATTAGCAGTGAAGCTAGAGACATTTCCCCCACCCTATATGTCTACTCTACGTTGATCCTGTTGCAGATGTGGAGCTCAAATGCAATGTGGGTACATTCTGGGGTTATCCCCTTAACCCTGCCATTGAACACTGAGGATCAGAAGCCCCACGGGTGACTACTCTTGGGCAAAGCATGAACTCTTCCAAGAGAAATGTGAGAAAGAAATGCCCTATAGCCCAGAAGTTTGAGCAGATTTCCAAACACAAGCCTTGGGAGAGTGCATGTATGAGTCACTGCAAGTAAGCCTGAAGCAGGATGGTGCAACGGATGCTTTGGCGCTGAGAGAGCTCAGAATAAACCAGGAAGCCAATGTTTTTAAGATAGTTTTACCAAGCAGTGGAAAAAGAAGCCTACGTGGAGTTTGAGCACAGTCAGAATttaagaccaaatgcagccattTTTGCCTTTCTCATTGCTTATCATATTTAGTG
This genomic interval from Balaenoptera ricei isolate mBalRic1 chromosome 11, mBalRic1.hap2, whole genome shotgun sequence contains the following:
- the MYLIP gene encoding E3 ubiquitin-protein ligase MYLIP — encoded protein: MLCYVTRPDAVLMEVEVEAKANGEDCLNQVCRRLGIIEVDYFGLQFTGSKGENLWLNLRNRISQQMDGLAPYRLKLRVKFFVEPHLILQEQTRHIFFLHIKEALLAGHLQCSPEQAVELSALLAQTKFGDYSQNTAKYSSEGLCAKELSSAALSSIVAKHKELEGTSQASAEYQVLQIVSAMENYGTEWHSVRDSEGQKLLIGVGPEGISICKDDFSPINRIAYPVVQMATQSGKNVYLTVTKESGNSIVLLFKMISTRAASGLYRAITETHAFYRCDTVTSAVMMQYSRDLKGHLASLFLNENINLGKKYVFDIKRTSKEAYDHARRALYNAGVVDLVPRSDPSPPNSPLKSSESSMSCGSCEGLGCQQTRALQEKLRKLKEAMLCVLCCEGEINSAFCPCGHTVCCEGCATQLQSCPVCRSRVDHVQHVYLPTHTSLLNLTVI